A single Vigna radiata var. radiata cultivar VC1973A chromosome 8, Vradiata_ver6, whole genome shotgun sequence DNA region contains:
- the LOC106772523 gene encoding serine/threonine-protein kinase TIO isoform X1, which translates to MGVENYHVIELVGEGSFGKVYKGRRKHTGQTVAMKFIMKHGKTEKDIHNLRQEIEILRKLKHENIIQMLDSFESPQEFCVVTEFAQGELFEILEDDKCLPEGQVQAIAKQLVKALHYLHSNRIIHRDMKPQNILIGAGSVVKLCDFGFARAMSTNTVVLRSIKGTPLYMAPELVREQPYNHTVDLWSLGVILYELFVGQPPFYTNSVYALIRHIVKDPVKYPDRMSPNFKSFLKGLLNKAPESRLTWPALLEHPFVKETSDEHEARELREINGSRMRSEAERMVEGKTIQTPTGKNNHMAGMEGHIASPLQSEAQLNGHNIDRTNSSVLDDSPGISNQNIVESGCQRLDRLENNSRTVKNAKLIGQDNEALGHILLPLQKWSKGSQNICSDQDVPQSNQSLRILSNLVAAGAFNSSGRIDELIRELLVFIGAVIAIKSSEVTDMIAKGFSITKILLDNGGSCSSRSYLSHWVEFVEIYSQVVASNNDASGRVLYESSACITVMLSGVAQVLMSSQISGQETSNETANRILDHAKTMGLVDHLCLCLATSGSSLISGSSNMLRAASEACRAIWSLINALDILFMKKCAILFPINALRSHSLHRMEVLQHEQNLFDKADSTKIVDAMTRAFLRSKAVQVAVYYCFHQRLESAMNCCLQLLSRCCLHNEIVPAVLCGLPSSLPVTTVVSGGGDGTIVSEVFTVLSLCSSSVNKDAQSIEPSNVKFKLTNPSALVRHSCLVLAIIAQCLKSTGRNSAMFMLTTAPKKQLARLSVLSHHITHDDKIKASIEPQSASAMLALASILSLESGALVESPISEIAIPLIPRTSTLSDHLKFSCGNENELDPCNFSGKLSYWQGVRDGYVGLLDSRIKWGGPLAVQQLCASGIPLQIMGLLGSDVLDASHGTDHQNDRVGLSPIGVVWTISLLCHCLSGGAMVYRQILIRNEHIKLISNLICDVHIKLVKCWIGPGGGKAGVRDLINAVIDILAFPFVALQNAPGLPSATASVSSGFLLNMGSPGQRVCMEDKGIVKAIEEDMGKYIKILVEVGVPGIILRCVDHMDLNDLGRPVAFLAKMVCHRPLAIQLVSKGLLDPNRMRKLFDCSGPKEVTLDALMIISDLARMDKVFYEYIKGATILEFLKDFLSHEDPNVRAKACSALGNMCRHSAYFYSSLARHQIVGILIERCSDPDKRTRKFACFAIGNAAYHNDLLYEELRRSIPHLANLLQMAEEDKTKANAAGALSNLVRNSDKLCEDIVSKGAVQSLLKLISDCAVSALNPGRNDSGNESPLKIALFSLAKMCAHPLCRQFIRSSPLFPVIGRLQQSPESSIAKYASVIIGKVADP; encoded by the exons ATGGGCGTTGAGAACTACCACGTGATTGAACTCGTAGGCGAGGGTTCCTTCGGGAAGGTATACAAGGGAAGGCGCAAGCACACGGGGCAG ACCGTTGCAATGAAGTTCATAATGAAGCATGGGAAAACTGAGAAGGATATTCACAATTTAAGGCAGGAAATCGAg ATCTTAAGAAAGTTGAAGCATGAAAATATCATTCAAATGCTTGATTCCTTTGAAAGCCCGCAAGAATTTTGTGTCGTTACAGAATTTGCACAA gGTGAGCTATTTGAGATTCTTGAGGATGATAAGTGCCTTCCGGAAGGCCAAGTTCAAGCGATTGCAAAGCAATTG GTAAAAGCTTTACACTATTTGCATTCCAATCGGATCATCCATCGCGATATGAAGCCTCAAAATATTCTAATTGGTGCTGGATCTGTTGTCAAG CTTTGTGATTTTGGGTTTGCACGTGCAATGTCTACAAATACAGTTGTTTTGCGATCTATAAAAG GCACTCCGTTGTATATGGCTCCAGAGCTTGTACGTGAACAACCTTACAACCACACTGTAGATTTATGGTCTCTTGGCGTCATACT GTATGAGTTATTTGTTGGCCAACCACCATTTTACACAAATTCTGTATATGCTCTCATCAGACACATTGTTAAG GATCCTGTTAAATATCCTGATCGCATGAGTCcaaatttcaaaagctttttaaaGGGTTTGCTTAACAAG GCACCGGAAAGTCGTCTAACTTGGCCGGCTCTTCTTGAGCACCCATTTGTTAAAGAAACCTCTGATGAACATGAGGCCAGG GAATTGCGAGAGATAAATGGTTCACGCATGCGCAGTGAAGCAGAACGGATGGTTGAAGGGAAAACCATTCAAACTCCAACAG GCAAAAACAATCATATGGCAGGTATGGAGGGGCATATTGCTTCACCGCTTCAGAGTGAAGCTCAGTTAAATGGTCATAACATAGACAGAACTAACTCTTCAGTGCTTGATGATTCTCCgggaatttcaaatcaaaatatcgTAGAGTCAG GCTGCCAAAGATTGGACAGACTTGAAAATAACTCTCGCACAGtaaaaaatgcaaaactaatTGGTCAAGATAATGAAGCGTTGGGACATATTCTGCTACCACTGCAAAAATGGTCAAAAGGATCTCAAAATATTTGCAG TGATCAAGATGTTCCTCAATCAAATCAGTCATTGAGGATTCTCTCAAACCTAGTTGCAGCTGGTGCCTTCAATTCTAGTGGACGAATAGATGAACTAATAAGAGAGCTTCTTGTGTTTATTGGAGCCGTTATAGCCATTAAGTCCTCTGAAGTTACTGACATGATAGCAAAG GGTTTCTCTATCACTAAGATTTTGCTAGATAATGGCGGAAGTTGCTCTTCAAGATCTTATCTAAGTCACTGGGTTGAATTTGTTGAGATCTATTCTCAG GTTGTAGCATCAAATAATGATGCCTCTGGAAGAGTTCTCTATGAATCCAGTGCTTGCATTACAGTCATGCTGTCTGGAGTTGCTCAGGTGCTCATGTCATCTCAAATTTCAGGCCAAGAGACATCGAATGAAACAGCTAACAGAATTTTAGACCATGCAAAAACGATGGGTTTAGTGGACCATCTATGTTTGTGTTTAGCCACATCTGGATCAAGTCTTATTTCAGGTTCTTCCAACATGCTAAGGGCTGCTTCTGAAGCATGCAGAGCTATCTGGTCTTTGATTAATGCACTGGATattctttttatgaaaaaatgtgCCATTTTGTTTCCCATTAATGCATTGCGCAGTCATTCTTTGCATAGGATGGAAGTTTTGCAACATGAGCAAAATCTCTTTGACAAAGCAGATTcaacaaaaattgttgatgCAATGACAAGAGCATTTCTTAGATCTAAAGCTGTCCAGGTTGCTGTTTACTATTGTTTTCACCAACGACTTGAGTCTGCAATGAATTGTTGTCTTCAG CTTTTGTCAAGGTGCTGCCTACATAATGAAATTGTTCCAGCTGTACTTTGTGGTCTTCCCAGTTCCCTTCCGGTGACTACTGTTGTTAGTGGGGGCGGTGATGGAACTATTGTTTCAGAAGTTTTCACTGTTTTATCATTATGCAGTTCCTCTGTTAACAAAGACGCACAGAGTATAGAACCAAGTAATGTAAAGTTCAAATTAACAAATCCTTCTGCTCTGGTTCGTCATTCATGTCTTGTTCTCGCAATAATTGCTCAGTGTTTGAAGTCAACGGGAAGAAATTCAGCAATGTTTATGCTCACTACCGCACCAAAGAAGCAGCTTGCTCGACTTTCGGTGCTTTCGCATCATATTactcatgatgataaaataaaagCCTCCATCGAACCTCAAAGTGCATCAGCCATGTTGGCTTTGGCATCCATTCTGTCTCTCGAATCTGGGGCTTTAGTTGAGTCTCCAATATCTGAAATTGCAATACCTTTAATTCCTCGAACCTCTACACTCAGTGATCATCTTAAATTTTCATGTGGCAATGAAAATGAATTGGACCCTTGCAACTTCAGTGGGAAACTCTCTTATTGGCAAGGGGTAAGAGATGGGTATGTTGGTCTTTTAGATTCCAGAATCAAGTGGGGAGGACCGTTGGCTGTTCAGCAGTTGTGTGCAAGTGGCATTCCTCTACAAATTATGGGCTTATTAGGCAGTGATGTTTTAGACGCATCTCATGGAACCGACCATCAAAATGATAGAGTTGGATTGTCTCCAATTGGTGTTGTATGGACAATTTCATTATTATGTCATTGTCTTTCTGGAGGTGCTATGGTATATCGTCAAATTTTGATTAGGAATGAACATATTAAGCTCATTTCTAACTTGATATGTGATGTTCATATCAAGTTAGTGAAATGCTGGATCGGACCTGGTGGAGGGAAAGCAGGAGTCAGAGATCTAATAAATGCTGTGATAGATATCTTAGCATTTCCTTTTGTTGCTCTTCAAAATGCACCTGGCTTGCCTTCAGCCACTGCTTCTGTCAGCAGTGGCTTTCTTCTTAATATGGGCTCCCCTGGTCAGAGAGTATGCATGGAAGATAAGGGTATAGTTAAGGCAATTGAAGAAGACATGggaaaatatattaagatactTGTAGAG GTTGGTGTGCCTGGTATTATCCTTCGGTGTGTAGATCATATGGATTTGAATGATTTGGGCAGGCCTGTCGCATTTCTGGCCAAGATGGTCTGTCACCGACCTTTGGCAATCCAACTCGTGAGTAAAGGTCTTTTGGATCCAAATAGGATGAGAAAGTTGTTTGACTGTTCGGGCCCAAAAGAGGTCACACTGGATGCTCTTATGATTATTTCTGATCTGGCACGCATGGACAAG GTATTCTATGAGTACATTAAAGGTGCTACTATTTTGGAGTTCTTGAAAGATTTTCTTTCGCACGAGGATCCCAATGTGCGAGCCAAAGCCTGTAGTGCTCTTGGGAACATGTGTCGTCATAGCGCCTATTTTTATAGTTCACTT GCTAGACATCAAATTGTTGGTATCCTTATCGAAAGATGTTCTGATCCAGACAAACGAACACGAAAGTTTGCTTGTTTTGCT ATTGGAAATGCGGCTTACCACAATGACTTGTTGTATGAGGAGCTGAGGAGATCGATTCCTCATTTAGCAAATTTGTTACAAATGGCTGAGGAAGATAAGACTAAGGCAAATGCAGCAGGAGCACTTAGCAATCTGGTTCGCAACTCTGACAAACTTTGTGAAGACATCGTATCCAAAGGAGCGGTTCAG TCTCTGCTGAAATTAATTTCCGATTGTGCGGTATCAGCCCTAAATCCAGGTAGAAATGATTCAGGAAACGAATCTCCGCTTAAGATCGCTCTGTTTTCCCTGGCAAAGATGTGTGCACATCCACTCTGTAGACAATTCATCCGTTCATCACCTTTGTTCCCTGTGATTGGAAGGCTTCAGCAGTCTCCAGAATCATCCATAGCCAAATATGCCTCCGTCATCATTGGTAAAGTTGCTGATCcttga
- the LOC106772523 gene encoding serine/threonine-protein kinase TIO isoform X2 — protein MGVENYHVIELVGEGSFGKVYKGRRKHTGQTVAMKFIMKHGKTEKDIHNLRQEIEILRKLKHENIIQMLDSFESPQEFCVVTEFAQGELFEILEDDKCLPEGQVQAIAKQLVKALHYLHSNRIIHRDMKPQNILIGAGSVVKLCDFGFARAMSTNTVVLRSIKGTPLYMAPELVREQPYNHTVDLWSLGVILYELFVGQPPFYTNSVYALIRHIVKDPVKYPDRMSPNFKSFLKGLLNKAPESRLTWPALLEHPFVKETSDEHEARELREINGSRMRSEAERMVEGKTIQTPTGMEGHIASPLQSEAQLNGHNIDRTNSSVLDDSPGISNQNIVESGCQRLDRLENNSRTVKNAKLIGQDNEALGHILLPLQKWSKGSQNICSDQDVPQSNQSLRILSNLVAAGAFNSSGRIDELIRELLVFIGAVIAIKSSEVTDMIAKGFSITKILLDNGGSCSSRSYLSHWVEFVEIYSQVVASNNDASGRVLYESSACITVMLSGVAQVLMSSQISGQETSNETANRILDHAKTMGLVDHLCLCLATSGSSLISGSSNMLRAASEACRAIWSLINALDILFMKKCAILFPINALRSHSLHRMEVLQHEQNLFDKADSTKIVDAMTRAFLRSKAVQVAVYYCFHQRLESAMNCCLQLLSRCCLHNEIVPAVLCGLPSSLPVTTVVSGGGDGTIVSEVFTVLSLCSSSVNKDAQSIEPSNVKFKLTNPSALVRHSCLVLAIIAQCLKSTGRNSAMFMLTTAPKKQLARLSVLSHHITHDDKIKASIEPQSASAMLALASILSLESGALVESPISEIAIPLIPRTSTLSDHLKFSCGNENELDPCNFSGKLSYWQGVRDGYVGLLDSRIKWGGPLAVQQLCASGIPLQIMGLLGSDVLDASHGTDHQNDRVGLSPIGVVWTISLLCHCLSGGAMVYRQILIRNEHIKLISNLICDVHIKLVKCWIGPGGGKAGVRDLINAVIDILAFPFVALQNAPGLPSATASVSSGFLLNMGSPGQRVCMEDKGIVKAIEEDMGKYIKILVEVGVPGIILRCVDHMDLNDLGRPVAFLAKMVCHRPLAIQLVSKGLLDPNRMRKLFDCSGPKEVTLDALMIISDLARMDKVFYEYIKGATILEFLKDFLSHEDPNVRAKACSALGNMCRHSAYFYSSLARHQIVGILIERCSDPDKRTRKFACFAIGNAAYHNDLLYEELRRSIPHLANLLQMAEEDKTKANAAGALSNLVRNSDKLCEDIVSKGAVQSLLKLISDCAVSALNPGRNDSGNESPLKIALFSLAKMCAHPLCRQFIRSSPLFPVIGRLQQSPESSIAKYASVIIGKVADP, from the exons ATGGGCGTTGAGAACTACCACGTGATTGAACTCGTAGGCGAGGGTTCCTTCGGGAAGGTATACAAGGGAAGGCGCAAGCACACGGGGCAG ACCGTTGCAATGAAGTTCATAATGAAGCATGGGAAAACTGAGAAGGATATTCACAATTTAAGGCAGGAAATCGAg ATCTTAAGAAAGTTGAAGCATGAAAATATCATTCAAATGCTTGATTCCTTTGAAAGCCCGCAAGAATTTTGTGTCGTTACAGAATTTGCACAA gGTGAGCTATTTGAGATTCTTGAGGATGATAAGTGCCTTCCGGAAGGCCAAGTTCAAGCGATTGCAAAGCAATTG GTAAAAGCTTTACACTATTTGCATTCCAATCGGATCATCCATCGCGATATGAAGCCTCAAAATATTCTAATTGGTGCTGGATCTGTTGTCAAG CTTTGTGATTTTGGGTTTGCACGTGCAATGTCTACAAATACAGTTGTTTTGCGATCTATAAAAG GCACTCCGTTGTATATGGCTCCAGAGCTTGTACGTGAACAACCTTACAACCACACTGTAGATTTATGGTCTCTTGGCGTCATACT GTATGAGTTATTTGTTGGCCAACCACCATTTTACACAAATTCTGTATATGCTCTCATCAGACACATTGTTAAG GATCCTGTTAAATATCCTGATCGCATGAGTCcaaatttcaaaagctttttaaaGGGTTTGCTTAACAAG GCACCGGAAAGTCGTCTAACTTGGCCGGCTCTTCTTGAGCACCCATTTGTTAAAGAAACCTCTGATGAACATGAGGCCAGG GAATTGCGAGAGATAAATGGTTCACGCATGCGCAGTGAAGCAGAACGGATGGTTGAAGGGAAAACCATTCAAACTCCAACAG GTATGGAGGGGCATATTGCTTCACCGCTTCAGAGTGAAGCTCAGTTAAATGGTCATAACATAGACAGAACTAACTCTTCAGTGCTTGATGATTCTCCgggaatttcaaatcaaaatatcgTAGAGTCAG GCTGCCAAAGATTGGACAGACTTGAAAATAACTCTCGCACAGtaaaaaatgcaaaactaatTGGTCAAGATAATGAAGCGTTGGGACATATTCTGCTACCACTGCAAAAATGGTCAAAAGGATCTCAAAATATTTGCAG TGATCAAGATGTTCCTCAATCAAATCAGTCATTGAGGATTCTCTCAAACCTAGTTGCAGCTGGTGCCTTCAATTCTAGTGGACGAATAGATGAACTAATAAGAGAGCTTCTTGTGTTTATTGGAGCCGTTATAGCCATTAAGTCCTCTGAAGTTACTGACATGATAGCAAAG GGTTTCTCTATCACTAAGATTTTGCTAGATAATGGCGGAAGTTGCTCTTCAAGATCTTATCTAAGTCACTGGGTTGAATTTGTTGAGATCTATTCTCAG GTTGTAGCATCAAATAATGATGCCTCTGGAAGAGTTCTCTATGAATCCAGTGCTTGCATTACAGTCATGCTGTCTGGAGTTGCTCAGGTGCTCATGTCATCTCAAATTTCAGGCCAAGAGACATCGAATGAAACAGCTAACAGAATTTTAGACCATGCAAAAACGATGGGTTTAGTGGACCATCTATGTTTGTGTTTAGCCACATCTGGATCAAGTCTTATTTCAGGTTCTTCCAACATGCTAAGGGCTGCTTCTGAAGCATGCAGAGCTATCTGGTCTTTGATTAATGCACTGGATattctttttatgaaaaaatgtgCCATTTTGTTTCCCATTAATGCATTGCGCAGTCATTCTTTGCATAGGATGGAAGTTTTGCAACATGAGCAAAATCTCTTTGACAAAGCAGATTcaacaaaaattgttgatgCAATGACAAGAGCATTTCTTAGATCTAAAGCTGTCCAGGTTGCTGTTTACTATTGTTTTCACCAACGACTTGAGTCTGCAATGAATTGTTGTCTTCAG CTTTTGTCAAGGTGCTGCCTACATAATGAAATTGTTCCAGCTGTACTTTGTGGTCTTCCCAGTTCCCTTCCGGTGACTACTGTTGTTAGTGGGGGCGGTGATGGAACTATTGTTTCAGAAGTTTTCACTGTTTTATCATTATGCAGTTCCTCTGTTAACAAAGACGCACAGAGTATAGAACCAAGTAATGTAAAGTTCAAATTAACAAATCCTTCTGCTCTGGTTCGTCATTCATGTCTTGTTCTCGCAATAATTGCTCAGTGTTTGAAGTCAACGGGAAGAAATTCAGCAATGTTTATGCTCACTACCGCACCAAAGAAGCAGCTTGCTCGACTTTCGGTGCTTTCGCATCATATTactcatgatgataaaataaaagCCTCCATCGAACCTCAAAGTGCATCAGCCATGTTGGCTTTGGCATCCATTCTGTCTCTCGAATCTGGGGCTTTAGTTGAGTCTCCAATATCTGAAATTGCAATACCTTTAATTCCTCGAACCTCTACACTCAGTGATCATCTTAAATTTTCATGTGGCAATGAAAATGAATTGGACCCTTGCAACTTCAGTGGGAAACTCTCTTATTGGCAAGGGGTAAGAGATGGGTATGTTGGTCTTTTAGATTCCAGAATCAAGTGGGGAGGACCGTTGGCTGTTCAGCAGTTGTGTGCAAGTGGCATTCCTCTACAAATTATGGGCTTATTAGGCAGTGATGTTTTAGACGCATCTCATGGAACCGACCATCAAAATGATAGAGTTGGATTGTCTCCAATTGGTGTTGTATGGACAATTTCATTATTATGTCATTGTCTTTCTGGAGGTGCTATGGTATATCGTCAAATTTTGATTAGGAATGAACATATTAAGCTCATTTCTAACTTGATATGTGATGTTCATATCAAGTTAGTGAAATGCTGGATCGGACCTGGTGGAGGGAAAGCAGGAGTCAGAGATCTAATAAATGCTGTGATAGATATCTTAGCATTTCCTTTTGTTGCTCTTCAAAATGCACCTGGCTTGCCTTCAGCCACTGCTTCTGTCAGCAGTGGCTTTCTTCTTAATATGGGCTCCCCTGGTCAGAGAGTATGCATGGAAGATAAGGGTATAGTTAAGGCAATTGAAGAAGACATGggaaaatatattaagatactTGTAGAG GTTGGTGTGCCTGGTATTATCCTTCGGTGTGTAGATCATATGGATTTGAATGATTTGGGCAGGCCTGTCGCATTTCTGGCCAAGATGGTCTGTCACCGACCTTTGGCAATCCAACTCGTGAGTAAAGGTCTTTTGGATCCAAATAGGATGAGAAAGTTGTTTGACTGTTCGGGCCCAAAAGAGGTCACACTGGATGCTCTTATGATTATTTCTGATCTGGCACGCATGGACAAG GTATTCTATGAGTACATTAAAGGTGCTACTATTTTGGAGTTCTTGAAAGATTTTCTTTCGCACGAGGATCCCAATGTGCGAGCCAAAGCCTGTAGTGCTCTTGGGAACATGTGTCGTCATAGCGCCTATTTTTATAGTTCACTT GCTAGACATCAAATTGTTGGTATCCTTATCGAAAGATGTTCTGATCCAGACAAACGAACACGAAAGTTTGCTTGTTTTGCT ATTGGAAATGCGGCTTACCACAATGACTTGTTGTATGAGGAGCTGAGGAGATCGATTCCTCATTTAGCAAATTTGTTACAAATGGCTGAGGAAGATAAGACTAAGGCAAATGCAGCAGGAGCACTTAGCAATCTGGTTCGCAACTCTGACAAACTTTGTGAAGACATCGTATCCAAAGGAGCGGTTCAG TCTCTGCTGAAATTAATTTCCGATTGTGCGGTATCAGCCCTAAATCCAGGTAGAAATGATTCAGGAAACGAATCTCCGCTTAAGATCGCTCTGTTTTCCCTGGCAAAGATGTGTGCACATCCACTCTGTAGACAATTCATCCGTTCATCACCTTTGTTCCCTGTGATTGGAAGGCTTCAGCAGTCTCCAGAATCATCCATAGCCAAATATGCCTCCGTCATCATTGGTAAAGTTGCTGATCcttga